The proteins below come from a single Fusarium verticillioides 7600 chromosome 3, whole genome shotgun sequence genomic window:
- a CDS encoding fatty acid elongase 3, with translation MSASPATFYEQLPLPTIDRPFGVHLWPIFDKAFTAVVGYSANDFKFVPFETPMSTLKSTSIFIVIYYAIIFGGREWMRNREPFKLKGLFLIHNLYLTLISGTLLALFVEQLLPTVVRGGIFHAICDAEGGWTQPLVVLYYLNYLTKYLELLDTVFLFLKKKPLTFLHCYHHGATAFLCYTQLIGSTSVSWVPIVLNLLVHVVMYWYYFQSARGVRVWWKEWVTRLQIIQFVIDLGFIYFASYTYFTSTYFPWMPNAGKCSGEEFAAFSGIITISSYLVLFISFYFATYKKQGKAPTGRQSLRRMSQAPLPDPHLVQTTPVKKSNGATATGSKTNGSVRSRKA, from the exons atgtctgcGTCTCCCGCTACTTTCTACGAGCAGCTTCCGCTGCCAACCATCGACAGGCCTTTTGGCGTTCACCTGTGGCCCATCTTTGACAAGGCATTCACTGCTGTTGTCGGCTACTCCGCCAATGACTTCAAGTTTGTGCCTTTCGAGACCCCCATGTCCACTCTCAAGTCGACATCGATCTTTATCGTTATCTACtatgccatcatcttcggtGGTCGCGAATGGATGCGCAACCGTGAgcccttcaagctcaagggtctcttcctcatccacaacCTCTACTTGACCCTGATCAGCGGTActctcttggctctcttcgttgagcagcttcttcccacCGTTGTCCGTGGTGGCATCTTCCATGCTATCTGCGATGCCGAGGGTGGCTGGACCCAGCCCCTTGTGGTCCTGTACTAC CTCAACTACCTCACCAAgtaccttgagcttcttgataccgtcttccttttcctcaagaagaagcctctGA CCTTCCTTCACTGCTATCACCATGGTGCCACCGCCTTCCTTTGCTACACTCAGCTCATCGGCTCTACCTCCGTCTCTTGGGTCCCTATCGTCTTGAACCTGCTCGTTCACGTCGTCATGTATTGGTACTACTTCCAGAGCGCTCGTGGTGTCCGTGTTTGGTGGAAGGAGTGGGTTACCCgtctccagatcatccagtTCGTCATTGATCTCGGCTTCATCTACTTCGCCTCCTACACCTACTTCACCTCGACCTACTTTCCCTGGATGCCTAACGCTGGAAAGTGCTCTGGCGAGGAGTTTGCTGCCTTCTctggtatcatcaccatcagctctTACCTCGTTCTGTTCATCTCCTTCTACTTCGCCACCTACAAGAAGCAGGGCAAGGCTCCTACCGGCCGACAGAGTCTCCGACGCATGTCCCAGGCTCCTCTCCCTGACCCTCACCTGGTCCAGACTACTCCTGTCAAGAAGTCCAACGGTGCCACCGCCACTggctccaagaccaacggcTCAGTTCGATCCCGCAAGGCCTAA